A single genomic interval of Primulina huaijiensis isolate GDHJ02 chromosome 7, ASM1229523v2, whole genome shotgun sequence harbors:
- the LOC140981808 gene encoding L-lactate dehydrogenase A-like, whose amino-acid sequence MQKSTSTSSLGSDGLDLSQAFFIPITGGTPPSPTKRHTKITVVGVGNVGMAIAQTILTQDLADELALVDAKEDKLRGEMLDLQHAAAFLPRTKIRASLDYSVTANSDLCIITAGARQNPGESRLNLLQRNVSLFKHIVPPLAKYSPDCIILVVSNPVDVLTYIAWRLSGFPPNRVIGSGTNLDSSRFRFLIADHLDVNAQEVQAYIVGEHGDSSVALWSSISVGGVPILSFLQRQQIAYEKQTLVNIHKEVVQSAYEVIRLKGYTSWAIGYSVASLARTILRDQRRIHPVSVLAKGFYNIDGGDVFISLPAQLGRSGVLGVTNVHLTDEEAQQLRNSAKTILEVQSQLGI is encoded by the exons ATGCAGAAGAGTACATCAACATCCTCCCTGGGCTCCGACGGCCTGGACTTAAGCCAAGCCTTTTTCATCCCCATCACTGGTGGGACCCCGCCGTCCCCCACCAAGCGCCACACGAAGATCACCGTAGTCGGCGTCGGGAACGTGGGTATGGCCATCGCCCAGACCATCCTCACCCAAGATCTGGCGGATGAGCTCGCCCTCGTCGACGCTAAAGAAGACAAGCTGCGCGGCGAGATGCTCGACCTCCAACACGCCGCCGCCTTCCTTCCACGTACGAAGATACGCGCCTCCCTTGACTACTCTGTCACTGCGAACTCCGACCTCTGCATCATCACCGCCGGCGCGCGGCAGAATCCGGGAGAAAGCAGGCTGAATCTGCTGCAGAGGAACGTGTCTCTGTTTAAGCATATTGTTCCACCATTGGCCAAGTACTCTCCGGATTGTATAATATTGGTGGTTTCGAACCCGGTTGATGTGCTGACTTATATAGCCTGGAGGTTGTCAGGATTCCCACCTAATCGGGTTATCGGATCGGGTACGAACTTGGACTCGTCCAGGTTCCGGTTCTTGATCGCCGATCACCTTGATGTTAATGCACAGGAGGTGCAG GCCTACATTGTTGGGGAACATGGTGACAGTTCTGTGGCTCTATGGTCGAGCATAAGTGTAGGAGGAGTCCCAATACTAAGCTTCTTACAGAGGCAACAGATTGCTTATGAGAAACAAACCTTAGTAAACATACACAAAGAAGTTGTCCAAAGTGCATATGAAGTCATAAGATTGAAAGGCTACACCTCATGGGCGATCGGGTACTCGGTCGCTAGCTTGGCTCGAACGATACTAAGAGATCAAAGAAGGATCCATCCAGTCTCGGTTCTTGCAAAGGGCTTCTACAATATCGATGGTGGCGATGTTTTTATCAGCTTGCCTGCTCAGTTGGGTAGGAGCGGAGTGTTGGGGGTAACCAATGTGCATCTTACTGATGAAGAAGCTCAGCAGCTGAGGAACTCCGCCAAGACAATTCTGGAAGTACAAAGTCAAT